One region of Alcanivorax sediminis genomic DNA includes:
- a CDS encoding transglutaminase family protein, with product MKLSIQHSTEYRYSERVKHSTQYLRLTPRPSARQRVLSWELDLPEQADEGSDSYNNILHVLTLDKPHQQISLTVKGEVEITDEDSEDSDHRLSPLVFTRPTFLTECNEALEELAHRYDSMANAGRLERLSESILEGMPFTPGVTSVASNAREAWKIGKGVCQDHTHVFLACCRALGMPARYVSGYLYSKDSEHVASHAWAEVWQDDSWKTFDVTNQICQPRHHLKLAVGMDYMDACPVRGVRFGGGVESLEAVAQVNRTVSESMQ from the coding sequence ATGAAACTGTCCATTCAACACAGCACGGAATACCGTTATTCGGAACGGGTGAAGCACAGCACCCAGTACCTGCGGCTGACGCCGCGGCCCTCGGCGCGGCAGCGGGTATTGAGCTGGGAGCTGGATCTGCCTGAGCAGGCAGATGAAGGATCCGATAGCTATAACAACATTCTGCATGTGCTGACGCTGGACAAGCCACACCAGCAAATCTCGCTGACCGTGAAGGGTGAAGTGGAGATTACGGATGAAGACAGTGAGGATAGCGATCATCGACTGTCACCTTTGGTCTTTACCCGGCCCACGTTTTTGACGGAGTGTAATGAAGCGCTGGAGGAGCTGGCTCACCGGTACGACTCCATGGCGAATGCCGGGCGGCTTGAGCGGTTAAGTGAATCCATTCTGGAGGGCATGCCGTTCACGCCCGGCGTGACCAGTGTTGCCAGTAATGCCCGAGAAGCCTGGAAAATCGGAAAGGGGGTGTGCCAGGATCATACCCATGTTTTTCTGGCCTGCTGTCGTGCTTTGGGGATGCCGGCCCGATATGTGAGTGGCTATTTGTACAGCAAGGATTCCGAGCATGTGGCCAGCCATGCCTGGGCGGAAGTCTGGCAGGATGACAGCTGGAAAACCTTTGATGTCACCAACCAGATCTGTCAGCCGCGCCATCACCTCAAGCTGGCGGTGGGCATGGATTATATGGATGCATGTCCGGTCCGTGGTGTACGCTTCGGCGGTGGAGTCGAGTCACTGGAAGCGGTGGCACAGGTCAACCGGACCGTGTCCGAAAGCATGCAGTGA